From Diaminobutyricibacter sp. McL0608, one genomic window encodes:
- a CDS encoding TetR/AcrR family transcriptional regulator, with protein MDSPDSVAPRRYANGVATREAILDAANELAIETGFAGVSLRELAVRTGISHPGLLRHFASTDEVLLALLDRHERANEAWVAEAGILGAGSTLALVELAEHNATVPGYVELFTTLAGEAASAAHPAHARFALRYESLRELSARQFRQSVDEGLVTAAIAPHDEAVRLAAAWDGLQLQSLYDPVVDVPELLRGHLVWLTGGSATAPAALARACAVLPAGPAALGEATASGEIATRGYAVGRARRDEIVDEAMKLFAASGFRGTSLQEIAQSVGISKATLLHHFGSKDNLLIAVLRRRDERAPLGVPAPTTAPLELVTGLADGARQNAGEPGLVELYSVLAAESANPEHPGHEFFRDRFQTGRAYFTAMFAALAADGRLPRGADPAFEAAWLLALWDGLQLQWLYDPAAVDVAEQLRGHLGRLVVA; from the coding sequence GTGGATTCGCCGGATTCCGTCGCACCCCGTCGCTATGCGAACGGGGTCGCGACACGTGAAGCCATCCTCGACGCGGCCAACGAGCTGGCGATCGAAACCGGGTTCGCCGGGGTCTCGCTGCGCGAGCTCGCAGTGCGAACCGGGATCTCGCATCCGGGTCTCCTTCGGCACTTCGCCTCCACCGACGAGGTTCTGCTCGCGCTGCTCGACCGCCACGAACGCGCGAACGAAGCCTGGGTCGCCGAAGCGGGCATCCTCGGCGCGGGCAGCACGCTCGCACTCGTCGAGCTCGCCGAGCACAACGCGACCGTTCCCGGGTACGTCGAGCTCTTCACGACGCTGGCCGGCGAGGCGGCGAGCGCGGCACATCCGGCTCACGCCCGGTTCGCCCTGCGCTATGAATCGCTGCGCGAACTGTCTGCGAGGCAGTTCCGGCAGTCAGTGGATGAGGGACTCGTCACGGCAGCCATAGCGCCGCACGATGAGGCGGTTCGTCTCGCGGCCGCATGGGATGGGCTGCAGCTGCAATCGCTCTACGACCCGGTGGTGGATGTGCCCGAACTGCTGCGCGGACACCTCGTGTGGCTGACCGGCGGGTCTGCGACGGCACCTGCCGCCCTGGCGCGCGCGTGTGCAGTCCTGCCCGCCGGGCCGGCGGCGCTTGGCGAAGCGACGGCATCCGGCGAGATCGCGACCCGCGGCTACGCGGTCGGCAGGGCCCGGCGCGACGAGATCGTCGACGAGGCCATGAAACTGTTCGCCGCGTCCGGCTTCCGTGGAACGAGCCTGCAGGAGATCGCGCAGTCCGTCGGCATCTCGAAAGCCACCCTGCTGCATCATTTCGGTTCGAAGGACAATCTGCTCATCGCCGTTCTGCGCCGCCGGGACGAGCGCGCACCGCTCGGGGTCCCCGCCCCCACCACGGCGCCGCTGGAGCTCGTGACCGGTCTAGCCGACGGCGCTCGGCAGAATGCCGGCGAGCCCGGCCTCGTCGAGTTGTATTCGGTGCTCGCCGCCGAGTCGGCGAACCCCGAGCATCCGGGGCACGAGTTCTTCCGAGACCGATTCCAGACCGGTCGCGCCTACTTCACGGCGATGTTCGCGGCTCTCGCGGCAGATGGCCGGCTGCCCCGGGGCGCGGACCCTGCGTTCGAAGCGGCCTGGCTCCTTGCCCTCTGGGACGGCCTCCAGCTGCAGTGGCTGTACGACCCGGCCGCAGTCGACGTCGCCGAGCAACTGCGGGGTCACCTCGGGCGGCTCGTCGTGGCCTGA
- a CDS encoding DapH/DapD/GlmU-related protein: protein MARMIEELEDETGAIIKYKRHTNGRGLVSPSARVAETAFVDATAYVEAHARVGLDSWIGAGSWIDKGATVGDRTFVGSNVHIGEGCVVGSGVRIGSNTKIGVDAMVGNGVRVERDQLIAPGSVIELKGAAKARAAKSVRAATAYGESQRARRAA, encoded by the coding sequence ATGGCACGAATGATCGAAGAGCTCGAGGATGAGACCGGCGCCATCATCAAGTACAAGAGGCACACCAACGGGCGTGGCCTCGTATCGCCGTCTGCACGTGTTGCCGAGACGGCGTTCGTCGACGCGACCGCCTATGTGGAGGCGCACGCGCGCGTCGGACTCGACAGCTGGATCGGCGCCGGCAGCTGGATCGACAAAGGAGCCACCGTCGGTGACCGCACGTTCGTGGGATCGAACGTGCACATCGGCGAAGGATGCGTCGTCGGCAGCGGCGTGCGCATCGGTAGCAACACGAAGATCGGCGTGGATGCGATGGTCGGCAACGGTGTGCGCGTCGAGCGGGACCAGCTCATCGCACCCGGTAGCGTCATCGAACTGAAGGGCGCCGCCAAGGCGCGTGCCGCCAAGTCGGTGCGTGCGGCGACGGCCTACGGCGAGTCGCAGCGAGCCCGCCGGGCCGCCTGA
- a CDS encoding ArsR/SmtB family transcription factor: MVERGAEIEAVFHALSDPTRRAVVERLRDAPQSVSALAAAHPISLAAFVKHLAVLEDAGLITSAKTGRTRWCTLVGGALRPATQWLRDYEDLWNTSIDALEAHLEKNP; the protein is encoded by the coding sequence ATGGTTGAGCGTGGCGCAGAGATCGAAGCGGTGTTCCACGCGCTCTCCGACCCGACGAGGCGCGCGGTCGTGGAGCGGTTGCGGGATGCGCCGCAGAGCGTGAGCGCGCTGGCGGCCGCGCATCCGATCAGCCTCGCCGCGTTCGTCAAACACCTCGCAGTCCTCGAGGACGCGGGGCTCATCACCTCGGCGAAGACCGGGCGGACGCGCTGGTGCACGCTCGTCGGCGGCGCCCTCCGGCCCGCCACGCAATGGCTTCGCGACTACGAAGACCTCTGGAACACCAGCATCGACGCGCTCGAAGCGCACCTGGAGAAGAACCCATGA
- a CDS encoding SRPBCC family protein: MTALTVTRTLRAGRPRVWRAWTDASEFVAWFWPTRFDTVGEVDARVGGRWRLASSVAGIGVSGEFAAVDPHARLVFTWRWDADENETLVTVTFADSGDGGTILTIVHERFDTEDEAESHQQGWNDCLDRLAALVWRA; this comes from the coding sequence ATGACCGCACTCACCGTGACAAGGACACTGCGCGCCGGCCGGCCACGCGTCTGGCGCGCCTGGACCGACGCATCCGAGTTCGTCGCCTGGTTCTGGCCGACCCGGTTCGACACCGTCGGCGAAGTGGATGCCCGCGTCGGCGGCCGCTGGCGCCTCGCGTCGTCCGTCGCCGGCATCGGCGTCTCCGGCGAGTTCGCGGCGGTCGATCCGCACGCGCGGCTCGTCTTCACCTGGCGGTGGGATGCTGACGAGAACGAGACCCTGGTGACGGTGACGTTCGCCGACTCCGGCGACGGAGGGACCATCCTCACGATCGTCCACGAGCGATTCGACACCGAAGACGAGGCCGAGTCGCACCAGCAGGGCTGGAACGACTGCCTCGACCGGCTGGCGGCGCTGGTCTGGCGCGCTTGA
- a CDS encoding YdeI/OmpD-associated family protein, which translates to MSTRRPDRAQGGGMDEREILYVDTATEWEAWLDAHHADTDGVRLAILKKSAGGTAAYGEYLDVALCYGWIDGRRNGLDDSRFLQLFTPRTKSSIWSVRNRDHIERLIASGAMRPAGLAEVERAKADGRWAAAYPPQSTAEVPPDLADALAGNAEAAAFFAAISGQNRFAILFRIANVKRAETRARKIAEYVDMLARHETIYPQPQK; encoded by the coding sequence ATGAGTACGCGCAGACCCGACCGGGCGCAAGGGGGCGGCATGGACGAGCGGGAGATCCTGTACGTGGACACGGCCACCGAATGGGAGGCCTGGCTCGACGCGCATCATGCCGACACGGACGGCGTGCGCCTCGCCATCCTGAAGAAGAGCGCGGGCGGAACGGCCGCCTACGGCGAGTATCTCGACGTCGCACTCTGTTACGGCTGGATCGACGGACGCCGCAACGGGCTCGACGACAGCCGTTTCCTCCAGTTGTTCACACCACGCACGAAGTCGAGCATCTGGTCGGTGCGCAACCGCGACCACATCGAGCGGCTGATCGCATCCGGTGCAATGCGTCCGGCAGGCCTGGCCGAGGTCGAGCGGGCGAAAGCGGACGGGCGCTGGGCCGCCGCGTATCCGCCCCAGTCGACGGCCGAGGTCCCGCCCGATCTGGCGGATGCCCTGGCCGGCAATGCGGAGGCGGCCGCGTTCTTCGCGGCGATCTCGGGCCAGAACCGATTCGCGATCCTCTTCCGCATCGCCAACGTCAAACGCGCCGAGACGCGTGCCCGCAAGATCGCCGAATACGTCGACATGCTCGCGCGACACGAGACCATCTACCCTCAGCCGCAGAAATAG
- a CDS encoding glycoside hydrolase family 3 protein, whose protein sequence is MTESSPTITTPDADADVDPTFRDSALPVEQRVENLLGQMALEEKAGLFFQTMITIGEDGSLSEGDATFGIAPTSDMVKGRHMTHFNVFGAASSATQMAEWHNRLQELAAGTRLGIPVTLSTDPRHSFSENPGAAMLAGPFSQWPETLGLGAIGDEKLVEQFGDIARQEYTAVGLRVALHPQIDLATESRWARQVATFGEDAELTSKLGAAYIRGFQGSELGPDSVATMSKHFPGGGPQKDGEDPHFEYGREQVYPGDNFEYHLRPFEAAFAAGGSQIMPYYGMPVGTEYEEVGFGFNKSVITGLLRERYNFDGIVCTDWGLLSDAELMGQAFPARAWGVEHLSTRQRMLKVIEAGVDQFGGEAIPDLLVELVRSGEVSEERIDESARRLLREKFVLGLFDEPFVDVERAEAIVGNAEFRAAGDAAQRASVTLLTNRVLAGSESAVLPLSRGVKVYLEGVDAAVAGTYATVVETPEEADVAIVRIGAPFEQRATFFENFFHAGSLDFTQEKVDELRALAATVPTIVDVFLDRPAILTPFVDDVAAIVGDFGASSAAVLDVLFGDAVPQGSLPMELPSSMDAVRASRPDVPFDTADPLFPFGHGLRY, encoded by the coding sequence ATGACAGAGTCGTCACCCACGATCACGACCCCAGACGCCGACGCAGACGTCGATCCCACCTTCCGCGACTCTGCGCTGCCCGTCGAGCAGCGCGTCGAGAACCTCCTCGGCCAGATGGCGCTCGAAGAGAAGGCCGGCCTGTTCTTCCAGACGATGATCACCATCGGCGAAGACGGCTCACTGTCCGAAGGCGACGCCACCTTCGGGATCGCTCCGACCAGCGACATGGTCAAGGGCCGCCACATGACCCACTTCAACGTCTTCGGCGCCGCCTCGAGCGCCACCCAGATGGCCGAATGGCACAACCGCCTGCAGGAACTCGCCGCCGGCACTCGCCTCGGCATCCCGGTCACGCTCTCCACCGACCCGCGCCACTCCTTCAGCGAGAACCCCGGCGCTGCGATGCTCGCCGGCCCCTTCTCGCAGTGGCCCGAAACGCTCGGCCTCGGCGCGATCGGCGATGAGAAGCTCGTCGAGCAGTTCGGCGACATCGCCCGCCAGGAGTACACGGCCGTCGGCCTGCGGGTCGCGCTGCACCCTCAGATCGACCTCGCCACCGAATCGCGCTGGGCGCGCCAGGTCGCGACCTTCGGTGAGGATGCTGAACTCACCTCGAAGCTCGGCGCCGCCTACATCCGCGGTTTCCAGGGCTCCGAACTCGGGCCCGACTCGGTCGCCACGATGTCCAAGCACTTCCCCGGCGGCGGACCGCAGAAGGACGGCGAGGACCCGCACTTCGAGTACGGCCGCGAGCAGGTCTACCCCGGCGACAACTTCGAGTACCACCTGAGGCCGTTCGAGGCCGCTTTCGCCGCCGGCGGCAGTCAGATCATGCCCTACTACGGCATGCCGGTCGGCACCGAGTACGAAGAGGTCGGCTTCGGCTTCAACAAATCGGTCATCACCGGTCTGCTGCGCGAGCGCTACAACTTCGACGGAATCGTCTGCACCGACTGGGGCCTGCTCAGCGACGCCGAGCTCATGGGCCAGGCGTTCCCGGCGCGCGCCTGGGGCGTCGAGCACCTGTCCACCCGGCAGCGGATGCTCAAAGTCATCGAGGCCGGTGTCGACCAGTTCGGCGGCGAGGCGATCCCCGATCTCCTCGTCGAGCTCGTCCGCAGCGGCGAGGTCAGCGAGGAGCGCATCGACGAGTCCGCCCGGCGTCTGCTGCGCGAGAAGTTCGTGCTCGGGCTGTTCGACGAGCCGTTCGTCGACGTCGAACGTGCGGAGGCCATCGTCGGAAACGCGGAGTTCCGCGCGGCGGGCGACGCGGCGCAGCGCGCATCCGTCACTCTCCTCACCAACCGGGTACTCGCCGGCTCCGAGTCCGCCGTGCTGCCCCTTTCGCGCGGCGTCAAGGTCTATCTCGAAGGCGTCGACGCTGCGGTGGCCGGCACCTATGCGACCGTCGTCGAGACTCCCGAGGAGGCGGATGTCGCCATTGTGCGCATCGGGGCGCCCTTCGAGCAGCGCGCGACGTTCTTCGAGAACTTCTTCCACGCGGGTTCGCTCGACTTCACGCAGGAGAAGGTCGACGAGCTGCGTGCTCTTGCCGCGACCGTTCCGACGATCGTCGACGTGTTCCTCGACCGCCCCGCCATCCTGACGCCGTTCGTCGACGATGTCGCGGCGATCGTCGGTGACTTCGGCGCGAGTTCGGCAGCGGTGCTCGACGTCCTGTTCGGCGACGCGGTGCCGCAGGGCTCACTGCCGATGGAGCTGCCGTCGTCGATGGATGCCGTGCGCGCCAGCCGTCCGGACGTCCCGTTCGACACGGCCGACCCGCTGTTCCCCTTCGGTCACGGCCTGCGCTACTAG